The following are encoded together in the Gadus chalcogrammus isolate NIFS_2021 chromosome 2, NIFS_Gcha_1.0, whole genome shotgun sequence genome:
- the LOC130403833 gene encoding uncharacterized protein LOC130403833, translating to MLARALLRTSLVLWMTGLSLQKGVRPQVSALGRLGIPVKDASLAMGGAKPASYSALGALGGRGYGAKMGRQVAGRYPVAHLGGAGYRNPGAAKAAVKQGAGYGAYGTYGVGLGAGMGMPMGAGMGNGMGMGLPHAGKRGVYGNGNGNGYGTQPEPPAPQTTISHAATLSRDGKHTLTDILRFYAGNSLTPSLVSLPGYGAGAGVGVGYAGVRPGIGAQYFPGQSAKGPKPGYGAGIYPGAGLGAAGYGAGLGNGGYPMAAGAGKLGGAANLGHGGYPQGGLGKPTEFGDGTGAYGAGGLGAGNGYGYGNGYNMGSNGYGPGYGAGGYAGQGQGSFGGAGSVPVGAGAYGDAQAMGLGSDSGMGGGVGHLSNGASPMIPAGLEGDGGYPYGALGAEAAAAAAKSASKFGVGAGYGAQQAGFAAQAGAGQDSYGVPHGKYGGVNGFLGNGYKG from the exons ATGCTGGCCAGAGCGCTTCTCCGAACCTCGCTGGTCCTCTGGATGACTGGACTCAGCCTGCAGAAAG gagTCCGACCACAGGTGTCCGCCCTCGGACGGCTGGGGATTCCGGTCAAAG ACGCCAGCCTGGCCATGGGAGGAGCCAAGCCTGCAA GTTACAGCGCTCTGGGAGCCCTGGGGGGCCGGGGTTACGGGGCCAAGATGGGGAGGCAGGTGGCAG GACGTTACCCTGTGGCTCACCTTGGCGGAG CAGGCTACAGGAACCCAGGGGCCGCCAAAGCGGCCGTCAAGCAAGGCGCGGGGTACGGGGCCTACGGAACCTACG GCGTGGGTCTGGGCGCCGGGATGGGGATGCCCATGGGAGCGGGCATGGGTAACGGGATGGGAATGGGCCTGCCCCACGCAGGGAAGCGCGGAG tcTACGGCAACGGCAACGGCAACGGCTACGGCACTCAACCAG AGCCCCCTGCACCTCAGACGACCATTAGTCACGCTGCGACCTTATCGCGCGACGGGAAACACACCCTGACTGACATCTTAAGAT TCTATGCAGGAAATTCTCTGACCCCGTCTCTTGTCTCGTTGCCAGGATACGGAGCCGGGGCCGGGGTTGGGGTGGGCTACGCTGGAGTCCGTCCCG GTATAGGAGCGCAGTACTTCCCCGGACAGTCCGCCAAGGGGCCAAAACCTG GGTACGGGGCAGGAATCTACCCTGGAGCCGGGCTGGGGGCCGCGGGCTACGGAGCAG GCCTGGGAAACGGAGGCTACCCCATGGCTGCCGGGGCGGGGAAACTCGGAG GTGCTGCGAATCTGGGACATGGTGGATACCCACAGGGAGGGCTTGGCAAGCCCACCG AGTTCGGAGACGGGACCGGAGCCTATGGCGCCGGGGGCCTTGGAGCGGGCAACGGCTACG gctACGGCAATGGTTACAACATGGGGAGCAACGGCTATGGACCCG GCTATGGGGCAGGAGGTTATGCTGGACAGGGTCAGGGATCATTTG GGGGCGCTGGTTCGGTCCCTGTCGGTGCCGGAGCGTACGGCGATGCTCAGGCCATGGGTCTGGGGAGCGACTCTGGCATGG GGGGAGGAGTTGGCCACCTCTCCAACGGCGCTTCTCCTATGATTCCTGCTGGACTAGAGG GTGATGGAGGCTACCCCTACGGCGCCCTTGGGGcagaagctgctgctgctgcggccaaATCTGCCAGCAAGTTTG GCGTGGGGGCAGGCTACGGTGCTCAGCAAGCAG gtTTCGCTGCCCAGGCTGGCGCTGGTCAGGACTCCTATG GAGTGCCACATGGCAAATATGGCGGAGTAAATGGTTTCCTGGGAAATGGATACAAAG GCTAA
- the LOC130406230 gene encoding cytochrome c oxidase subunit 6A, mitochondrial yields the protein MALSPTAVAARRVFAAAAHSGQEGGSARTWKILSFVVAVPGVAVCMVNAYLKMHAHSHDAPEFVPYAHLQLRTKRFPWGDGNHSLFHNPHTNALPDGYESSHH from the exons ATGGCGCTGTCTCCCACTGCCGTAGCCGCCCGCCGGGTGTTCGCCGCCGCGGCTCATTCAGGCCAAGAAGGAGGGTCAG CGAGGACGTGGAAGATCCTCAGCTTTGTGGTGGCGGTGCCTGGCGTTGCCGTCTGTATGGTCAACGCGTACCTGAAGATGCACGCCCACTCGCACGACGCGCCAGAGTTCGTGCCCTATGCCCACCTCCAGCTGAGAACCAAG AGATTCCCCTGGGGGGACGGAAACCACTCCCTGTTCCACAACCCCCACACCAACGCTCTCCCGGACGGATACGAAAGTTCCCACCACTAG
- the LOC130403826 gene encoding perforin-1-like, translated as MHSMSNNCLRIGLLLSLLQCSHQSCLAGTASQCKNADFPPGINLAGEGFDITKMARKGAFVIDLKLWEHKDKTCTLCPNPFLEGKKQKLPLSVTDWRPNQSCKMKLSSSTYRSSEALVTSSSSSVTNDWKVNLDLATADKKASLMLAGTDSKLAQYSMEKTKSDKFSFTSQSISCEYYSFRVVHKPRLHKEFDAALKDLPETFSPENKQRFYKLIDTYGTHYITQVKLGGSVKSVTSIRQCMASLQGLSAEEVAMCLEAEAAVSIGVASLKSVAKHCKKDIQKSDSKSSFSNMFNDRFTEIEGGETTEPELLFSADKDPSAYKAWLDSVPRLPNLVSYSLNALHELLPAENNDGKHKHLRTAISHYILERALMRNCSERCKAGARRSQSEPCACSCQGDPAVTPDCCPSRRGMARVLITVQKASGLWGDTITATDGFVKVTFAETVKRQTPVWLNNNNPTWGSVFDLGDQDLSAGRTLRLEVWDQDNGWNDDRLGNCEKVVGQGVTEEVCALQHGRLYFKWEVRCAPSLGGADCMEYKASPMSQQLQKAFVSRHSQRVPQALLKENGVFLAVPGRHGNQSAASPALPFFPAP; from the exons ATGCACAGTATGTCCAACAACTGCCTCCGCATCGGTCTCCTGCTGTCTCTGCTCCAGTGCAGCCATCAGTCATGCCTGGCAGGGACAGCCAGCCAGTGCAAGAACGCAGACTTCCCCCCGGGAATCAACCTGGCAGGGGAAGGCTTCGACATCACCAAGATGGCCCGCAAAGGGGCCTTTGTCATTGACCTGAAACTCTGGGAGCACAAGGACAAAACGTGCACCCTGTGCCCCAACCCCTTCCTGGAGGGCAAGAAGCAGAAGCTGCCCCTTTCGGTGACGGACTGGAGGCCCAACCAATCATGCAAGATGAAGCTGTCCAGCAGCACGTACCGGTCCAGCGAGGCCCTGGTCACCTCCAGCTCTTCCTCAGTGACAAACGACTGGAAGGTGAATCTGGATTTGGCAACGGCGGACAAAAAAGCCTCCTTGATGCTGGCCGGGACCGATTCCAAACTGGCCCAATACTCCATGGAGAAGACTAAGAGCGACAAATTCAGCTTCACCAGTCAAAGCATCTCCTGCGAGTACTACAG CTTTCGGGTCGTACACAAGCCGAGGTTACACAAGGAGTTCGATGCTGCGCTGAAAGACCTTCCCGAGACCTTCTCCCCTGAAAACAAGCAGCGCTTCTACAAACTGATCGACACCTACGGCACCCATTACATCACTCAG GTGAAACTGGGCGGGAGTGTGAAGTCAGTGACCAGCATCAGGCAGTGCATGGCCAGCCTGCAGGGCCTCAGTGCGGAGGAGGTGGCCATGTGCCTAGAGGCCGAGGCTGCTGTAAGCATCGGCGTCGCAAGTTTGAAATCTGTAGCGAAGCACTGCAAGAAGGACATCCAGAAATCTGACAGCAAGTCCAGTTTCTCCAACATGTTCAACGACAG GTTCACCGAGATAGAAGGAGGAGAGACCACGGAACCGGAGCTACTCTTCTCCGCGGACAAGGACCCCTCCGCCTACAAAGCCTGGCTGGACTCGGTGCCCCGGCTCCCCAACCTTGTGTCCTACTCCCTGAACGCCCTGCACGAGCTGCTTCCCGCCGAGAACAACGACGGGAAGCACAAGCACCTGCGCACGGCCATCTCACACTACATCCTGGAGAGGGCCCTGATGAGGAACTGCTCCGAGCGCTGCAAGGCCGGTGCCAGGCGCTCCCAGAGCGAGCCCTGCGCCTGCAGCTGCCAGGGCGACCCGGCTGTGACCCCCGACTGCTGCCCCTCGCGCCGGGGCATGGCCCGCGTGCTGATTACCGTCCAGAAGGCCAGCGGGCTGTGGGGGGACACCATCACCGCCACCGACGGCTTCGTGAAGGTCACCTTCGCCGAGACGGTCAAGAGACAAACCCCCGTGTggctcaacaacaacaacccgaCGTGGGGCAGCGTCTTCGACCTGGGCGACCAGGACCTGTCCGCCGGCCGGACCCTGCGCCTCGAGGTGTGGGATCAGGACAACGGCTGGAACGACGACCGTCTGGGGAACTGTGAGAAGGTGGTGGGCCAGGGCGTGACGGAGGAGGTGTGTGCCCTGCAGCACGGCCGGCTGTACTTCAAGTGGGAGGTGAGGTGCGCGCCCAGTCTGGGAGGAGCCGACTGCATGGAGTACAAAGCCTCCCCGATGAGCCAGCAGCTGCAGAAGGCGTTCGTATCGCGCCACAGCCAGCGCGTGCCCCAGGCCTTGCTGAAGGAGAACGGGGTGTTTCTCGCGGTGCCTGGTCGCCACGGGAACCAGAGTGCCGCCTCCCCTGCTTTGCCGTTTTTCCCGGCACCGTGA
- the LOC130406114 gene encoding perforin-1-like yields MSNNCLRIGLLLSLLQCSHQSCLAGTASQCKNADFPPGINLAGEGFDITKMARKGAFVIDLKLWERKDKTCTLCPNPFLEGKKQKLPLSVTDWRPNQSCKMKLSSSTYRSSEALVTSSSSSMTNDWKTDLELGKAGNTASLILAGTNSKLAEYSMEKTKSDKFSFTSQSISCEYYSFRLVHKPRLHKEFYAALKDLPKTFSPENKQRFYKLIDTYGTHYITQVKLGGSVKSVTSIRQCMASLQGLSAEEVEMCLQAEAAVSIGVQNLKSEGKHCNKDIQKSDSKSSFSSMFNDRFTEIEGGETTEPDLLFSAGKDPSAYKAWLDSVPRLPNLVSYSLSALHELLPAKKWDVKRKHLRTAISHYILERALMRNCSERCKTGVRRSQSEPCACSCQGDPAVTPDCCPSRRGMARVLITVQKATGLWGDSTTSTDGFVKITFAGTVRRQTPVWVNNNNPTWGSVFDLGDQDLSAGRTLRLEVWDQDSGWDDDLLGTCGKVVGQGVTEEVCALQHGRLYFKWEVRCAPSLGGADCMEYKASPMSQQLQKAFVSRHSQRVPQALLKENGVFLAVPGRHGNQSATSPALPFFPAP; encoded by the exons ATGTCCAACAACTGCCTCCGCATCGGTCTCCTGCTGTCTCTGCTCCAGTGCAGCCATCAGTCATGCCTGGCAGGGACAGCCAGCCAGTGCAAGAATGCAGACTTCCCCCCGGGAATCAACCTGGCAGGGGAAGGCTTCGACATCACCAAGATGGCCCGCAAAGGGGCCTTTGTCATTGACCTGAAACTCTGGGAGCGCAAGGACAAAACGTGCACCCTGTGCCCCAACCCCTTCCTGGAAGGCAAGAAGCAGAAGCTGCCCCTTTCGGTGACGGACTGGAGGCCCAACCAATCATGCAAGATGAAGCTGTCCAGCAGCACGTACCGGTCCAGCGAGGCCCTGGTCACCTCCAGCTCTTCCTCAATGACAAACGACTGGAAGACGGATCTGGAATTGGGCAAGGCGGGCAACACAGCCTCCTTGATTCTGGCCGGGACCAATTCCAAACTGGCCGAATACTCCATGGAGAAGACTAAGAGCGACAAGTTCAGCTTCACCAGTCAAAGCATCTCCTGCGAGTACTACAG CTTTCGGCTCGTACACAAGCCGAGGTTACACAAGGAGTTCTACGCAGCGCTGAAAGACCTTCCCAAGACCTTCTCCCCTGAAAACAAGCAGCGCTTCTACAAACTGATCGACACCTACGGCACCCATTACATCACTCAG GTGAAACTGGGCGGGAGTGTGAAGTCAGTGACCAGCATCAGGCAGTGCATGGCCAGCCTGCAGGGCCTCAgtgcggaggaggtggagatgtgcCTTCAGGCCGAGGCCGCTGTAAGCATCGGCGTCCAGAATTTGAAATCCGAAGGGAAGCACTGCAACAAGGACATCCAGAAATCTGACAGCAAGTCCAGTTTCTCCAGCATGTTCAACGACAG GTTCACCGAGATAGAAGGAGGAGAGACCACGGAACCGGATCTGCTCTTTTCCGCGGGCAAGGACCCCTCCGCCTACAAAGCCTGGCTGGACTCGGTGCCCCGGCTCCCCAACCTTGTGTCCTACTCCCTGAGCGCCCTGCACGAGCTGCTGCCCGCCAAGAAATGGGATGTGAAGCGCAAGCACCTGCGCACGGCCATCTCGCACTACATCCTGGAGAGGGCCCTGATGAGGAACTGCTCCGAGCGCTGCAAGACCGGTGTCAGGCGCTCCCAGAGCGAGCCCTGCGCCTGCAGCTGCCAGGGCGACCCGGCCGTGACCCCCGACTGCTGCCCCTCGCGCCGGGGCATGGCCCGCGTGCTGATCACCGTCCAGAAGGCCACCGGGCTGTGGGGGGACAGCACAACCTCCACTGACGGCTTCGTGAAGATCACATTCGCCGGGACGGTCAGGAGACAAACCCCTGTGTgggtcaacaacaacaacccgaCGTGGGGCAGCGTCTTCGACCTGGGCGACCAGGACCTGTCCGCCGGCCGGACCCTGCGCCTCGAGGTGTGGGATCAGGACAGCGGCTGGGACGACGACCTTCTGGGGACCTGTGGGAAGGTTGTGGGCCAGGGCGTGACGGAGGAGGTGTGTGCCCTGCAGCATGGCCGGCTGTACTTCAAGTGGGAGGTGAGGTGCGCGCCCAGTCTGGGAGGAGCCGACTGCATGGAGTACAAAGCCTCCCCGATGAGCCAGCAGCTGCAGAAGGCGTTCGTATCGCGCCACAGCCAGCGCGTGCCCCAGGCCTTGCTGAAGGAGAACGGGGTGTTTCTCGCGGTGCCTGGGCGCCACGGGAACCAGAGTGCCACCTCCCCTGCTTTGCCGTTTTTCCCGGCACCGTGA
- the LOC130406215 gene encoding cytochrome c oxidase subunit 6A, mitochondrial-like: MALSPTAVAARRVFAAAAHSGQEGGSARTWKILSFVVAVPGVAVCMVNAYLKMHAHSHDAPEFVPYAHLQLRTKRFPWGDGNHSLFHNPHTNALPDGYESSHH; encoded by the exons ATGGCGCTGTCTCCCACTGCCGTGGCCGCCCGCCGGGTGTTCGCTGCCGCGGCTCATTCAGGCCAAGAAGGAGGGTCAG CGAGGACGTGGAAGATCCTCAGCTTTGTGGTGGCGGTGCCTGGCGTCGCCGTCTGTATGGTCAACGCGTACCTGAAGATGCACGCCCACTCGCACGACGCGCCAGAGTTCGTGCCCTATGCCCACCTCCAGCTGAGAACCAAG AGATTCCCCTGGGGGGACGGAAACCACTCCCTGTTCCACAACCCCCACACCAACGCTCTCCCGGACGGATACGAAAGTTCCCACCACTAG